The Pyrus communis chromosome 2, drPyrComm1.1, whole genome shotgun sequence genome includes a window with the following:
- the LOC137725888 gene encoding polyphenol oxidase, chloroplastic-like — protein MASFSLPLHSTPIPSRPTSSIYPISKTHSQISFLRNPNPSFASKASSNNPQFARRDLLIGGLAIYGGSKMSEITGNSGESAAAETTPNRVVELSEFPITLDSVISVNVPRPKKSRTKAEKEEEEEVLAIQGIEFVAGDTVKFDVHVNDDEDALSRPDKAEFAGSFVYLPHKRKEVRTSLRLGITDLLEDLGADGDDSIKVTLVPKNIKRPVTVRQIKIEGLK, from the coding sequence ATGGCTTCTTTCTCACTGCCCCTGCATTCCACACCAATTCCTAGCCGACCCACTTCTTCAATCTACCCCATCTCCAAAACCCACTCCCAAATTTCCTTCCTTCGAAATCCCAATCCTTCCTTTGCATCCAAAGCGTCGTCAAACAACCCACAATTTGCAAGGCGAGACCTTCTCATCGGAGGGCTAGCAATATACGGCGGATCAAAGATGAGCGAAATCACAGGGAATTCCGGCGAATCGGCGGCCGCCGAGACTACTCCAAACAGGGTCGTCGAACTCAGTGAGTTCCCGATCACTCTGGACTCGGTTATCAGCGTCAACGTGCCGCGGCCAAAGAAGTCGAGGACCAAGGCggaaaaggaagaggaagaggaggtgCTGGCGATTCAGGGGATCGAGTTCGTAGCGGGCGACACCGTGAAGTTCGACGTTCACGTGAACGACGACGAGGACGCGCTGAGTCGACCCGACAAGGCCGAGTTCGCCGGGAGCTTCGTGTATTTGCCGCACAAGCGGAAGGAGGTGAGGACGAGCCTCCGCCTTGGGATAACGGACTTGCTGGAGGACTTGGGTGCTGACGGCGACGACAGCATTAAGGTTACCTTGGTGCCTAAGAATATCAAACGGCCCGTTACCGTCCGTCAGATCAAGATCGAGGGTCTGAAGTAG
- the LOC137725783 gene encoding uncharacterized protein, producing the protein MASTLLLVVVFVFDLVAFALAVAAEQRRSTAKVQTEANSTYCVYDSDIATGLGVGSFLFLLASQALIMVASRCLCCGKALRPSGSRSWAITLFITSWVLFVIAEACLLAGSVRNAYHTKYTTSFMDDLSCETLRKGIFGAGAAFVVLTGIFSELYYVSYSRANESPAPYSRDAGVRMQNL; encoded by the exons ATGGCTTCAACACTGCTTTTGGTTGTCGTTTTTGTGTTCGATCTGGTTGCTTTTGCGCTGGCTGTTGCCGCTGAGCAGCGAAGGTCCAct GCCAAGGTTCAAACTGAAGCAAATTCGACCTATTGTGTATATGATTCTGACATTGCAACTGGCTTAGGTGTGGGATCATTTCTGTTCTTATTGGCAAGTCAAGCTCTGATAATGGTGGCAAGTCGATGCTTGTGCTGTGGAAAGGCTTTGAGACCCAGCGGTTCTCGATCGTGGGCAATTACGCTCTTCATTACCAGCTG GGTGCTTTTTGTCATTGCTGAGGCATGCCTTCTCGCGGGTTCAGTGAGAAATGCGTACCACACAAAGTACACGACTTCGTTtatggacgacctttcatgtgAGACATTGAGGAAAGGGATCTTTGGAGCTGGGGCTGCATTTGTCGTCCTCACAGGCATATTCTCGGAGCTTTACTATGTTAGCTATTCCAGGGCTAACGAATCCCCGGCTCCCTATAGCAGAGACGCCGGTGTGAGGATGCAGAACCTTTAG
- the LOC137726663 gene encoding dof zinc finger protein DOF1.4-like: MGLSTKQVNSDGLDWSQTSLLQAQTFQLPKPPNAVRRQHQQNQQQQAEPLKCPRCESTNTKFCYYNNYNKSQPRHFCRACKRHWTKGGTLRNVPVGGIRKNKRLKKSSNTSPSEAAATTVANTAAIDDHHKRETAAQALYHALIGPQSSLPQQNLDNTIIFSSAGLSSTTTLPFLHQSRNLITFDPFSSSISTTTSSSFDTNLSSISTSLQSSNVYNYAAAEDQFKATVEEPTITSIMPNILPQQPNWKTPSPSNAVDVYSNDWNWEDIETLVSTDLNLLHWDDSSDHIQL, encoded by the coding sequence ATGGGATTGAGTACTAAGCAGGTCAACAGTGACGGGCTGGATTGGAGTCAGACCAGCTTGCTGCAAGCTCAGACGTTTCAGCTGCCAAAACCACCAAACGCCGTGAGGAGGCAGCATCAACAAAATCAGCAGCAGCAAGCTGAGCCATTGAAGTGTCCGAGATGTGAATCAACGAACACAAAGTTTTGTTACTACAACAACTACAACAAGTCACAGCCAAGGCACTTCTGCAGAGCTTGCAAGAGGCACTGGACAAAAGGCGGGACTCTTCGAAACGTCCCGGTTGGTGGCATCCGTAAAAACAAGCGCCTCAAAAAGTCCTCAAACACTTCTCCCTCAGAAGCAGCTGCCACAACCGTTGCAAACACTGCGGCGATTGATGATCACCATAAGCGGGAAACTGCTGCGCAAGCTCTCTATCACGCACTTATCGGTCCCCAATCTTCGCTTCCGCAACAGAATTTGGACAACACAATCATATTTTCGTCAGCAGGTTTAAGTAGTACTACTACTTTGCCTTTTCTTCATCAAAGTAGAAATCTAATAACCTTTGATCCCTTCTCAAGCTCAATTAGTACTACTACTTCAAGTTCCTTTGACACAAACCTCTCTTCAATCTCAACATCTTTGCAATCCTCAAACGTTTATAACTACGCTGCCGCTGAAGATCAGTTCAAAGCCACCGTAGAGGAGCCAACCATCACAAGCATCATGCCAAATATTCTTCCCCAGCAGCCTAACTGGAAAACCCCCTCCCCAAGCAACGCCGTGGATGTGTACTCGAACGACTGGAATTGGGAAGACATCGAAACCCTCGTTTCTACTGATCTCAACCTGCTTCATTGGGATGATTCTTCTGATCACATACAACTGTAA